The following proteins come from a genomic window of Ilumatobacter coccineus YM16-304:
- a CDS encoding carboxypeptidase regulatory-like domain-containing protein, with translation MTTVHAVAFPHNVEVAPGEGGLVTVTISNTSKVIDSYQVQVFGLDPAWVQVTPDRLSLFPGDTQTAEIRVTLPADYPSSQRMISVNVVSDDDPTSFHLSNIELLVSPRAEMSIELDPTMVTGGKSATFGIVVSNDGNAVARADGFAVDPEELAEFTFDPPSVVVPPGRNQVIRVTAQGGRTWFGQIRARTFTFGVRSDLVGSAAGLSEEVVVETVGTFLQRPRVGRWMMSLLGLLTAAAVFAAVLSRTFDSVVDEAAVTDELIDAALSSDEPGGAVVPTDPGTLTGNIGAATGGGGLAGVQAELFVPGDLTTPVASGVTDEAGSFSLSNLAAGTYKLKLSGAGLEPLWFPAGKVASEGQDIVVGKGENPPLEPVAVGGLPVEVGGSVDAENPSDLSGVVITLVAESSLDVDGDALVATVEVSPDGTFNLENVPSPGVYELLVEKPGFATERRTVVVEPGEGLGDLELSLQPGNGIVAGSVTDERGQPLGGVTISATDQVVTVETVSLTEGAEGTFRVRNLPTPGQYTVTISRPGYISETRTVALSEGQLVGNFNAQLVPAIGEINGRATVDGVPEQGLTVTLTGGDVVRTTAVVSQGPAAGSFGFNQLPAPGTYTLTFSGANVIPQVRVIDVNPFTGSPIVNGVDVSLSPERTVVRGTVTGINGDPEPQATVILSDGTNVFTFLTADEPAGEFEFSDVSPGAYTLTASRSGTDPVVRLVNVSPTAGAPVQNLLLGVQASLTGRVNGFDSTARSVTLRLFLPEQFPNGDSVAVTQTDANGEYTFPSLDAPTTYVVAVYVNENAADPLDSVAIETQPSDPKEVPDFTVSLPS, from the coding sequence ATGACCACCGTGCACGCCGTCGCGTTCCCGCACAACGTCGAGGTCGCTCCCGGCGAAGGTGGGTTGGTCACCGTCACCATCTCCAACACCTCGAAGGTCATCGATTCGTACCAGGTGCAGGTGTTCGGTCTCGATCCGGCGTGGGTGCAGGTCACGCCCGACCGCCTGTCGCTGTTCCCGGGCGACACGCAGACCGCCGAGATCCGAGTCACGCTCCCGGCCGACTACCCGTCGTCGCAGCGCATGATCTCGGTGAACGTCGTGTCCGACGACGACCCGACGTCGTTCCACCTGTCGAACATCGAACTGCTCGTGTCGCCGCGTGCCGAGATGAGCATCGAGCTCGACCCGACCATGGTGACGGGCGGCAAGTCCGCGACGTTCGGCATCGTCGTGTCGAACGACGGCAACGCGGTCGCTCGCGCCGACGGGTTCGCCGTCGATCCGGAGGAACTCGCCGAGTTCACGTTCGACCCGCCGAGCGTCGTCGTGCCGCCCGGACGAAACCAGGTCATCCGCGTCACCGCGCAAGGTGGCCGAACGTGGTTCGGGCAGATTCGAGCCCGGACCTTCACGTTCGGCGTTCGCAGCGATCTCGTCGGCTCGGCCGCCGGGCTCTCCGAGGAAGTGGTCGTCGAGACCGTCGGCACCTTCCTGCAGCGACCGCGAGTCGGTCGATGGATGATGTCGCTGCTCGGTCTGCTCACGGCCGCTGCGGTGTTCGCCGCGGTGCTGAGTCGCACGTTCGACTCGGTCGTCGACGAGGCTGCGGTCACCGACGAGTTGATCGACGCTGCGCTGAGCAGCGACGAGCCCGGCGGCGCGGTCGTCCCGACCGATCCCGGCACGCTCACCGGCAACATCGGCGCGGCGACGGGCGGCGGTGGCCTCGCCGGCGTGCAAGCCGAACTCTTCGTGCCCGGCGACCTCACCACCCCGGTCGCATCCGGCGTGACCGACGAGGCCGGCTCGTTCTCGCTCTCGAACCTCGCAGCCGGTACCTACAAGCTCAAGCTCAGCGGGGCCGGCCTCGAACCGTTGTGGTTCCCCGCCGGCAAGGTCGCCTCCGAAGGCCAGGACATCGTCGTCGGCAAGGGAGAGAATCCGCCGCTCGAGCCGGTCGCCGTCGGCGGCCTGCCGGTCGAGGTCGGCGGAAGCGTCGACGCCGAAAACCCGTCCGACCTGTCCGGCGTGGTCATCACGCTGGTCGCCGAGAGCAGTCTCGACGTCGATGGTGACGCACTCGTGGCCACCGTCGAGGTGTCGCCCGACGGCACGTTCAACCTCGAGAACGTCCCGTCGCCGGGCGTCTACGAGCTCCTGGTCGAGAAGCCGGGCTTCGCGACCGAACGTCGAACGGTCGTGGTCGAACCCGGCGAAGGACTCGGCGACCTCGAACTCTCGCTGCAGCCGGGCAACGGGATCGTCGCGGGCTCGGTCACCGACGAACGCGGTCAACCACTCGGCGGCGTCACGATCAGCGCCACCGATCAGGTCGTCACCGTCGAGACCGTGTCGCTGACCGAAGGCGCCGAGGGAACGTTCCGCGTCCGCAACCTGCCGACGCCGGGCCAGTACACCGTCACCATCAGCCGGCCGGGCTACATCTCCGAGACGCGCACCGTCGCGTTGAGCGAGGGCCAACTGGTCGGCAACTTCAACGCACAACTCGTGCCCGCCATCGGCGAGATCAACGGACGAGCCACGGTCGACGGTGTCCCGGAGCAGGGGCTCACGGTCACGCTCACCGGAGGCGACGTGGTGCGCACCACGGCCGTGGTGAGCCAGGGCCCGGCCGCCGGGTCGTTCGGCTTCAACCAGCTCCCCGCACCCGGCACCTACACGCTCACCTTCTCCGGTGCGAACGTGATCCCGCAGGTTCGCGTGATCGACGTCAACCCGTTCACCGGATCGCCGATCGTCAACGGCGTCGACGTCTCGCTGTCGCCGGAGCGGACCGTGGTCCGAGGCACGGTGACCGGCATCAACGGCGACCCCGAACCCCAGGCGACGGTCATCCTCAGCGACGGCACCAACGTGTTCACCTTCCTCACCGCGGACGAACCGGCGGGTGAGTTCGAGTTCTCCGACGTGTCGCCCGGTGCCTACACGCTCACGGCGAGCCGCAGCGGCACCGATCCGGTCGTGCGCCTCGTCAACGTCAGCCCGACCGCCGGTGCGCCGGTCCAGAATCTCCTGCTCGGCGTGCAGGCCTCGCTGACCGGTCGTGTGAACGGGTTCGACTCGACCGCACGCTCCGTCACGCTCCGCCTGTTCCTGCCCGAGCAGTTCCCGAACGGCGACTCGGTCGCCGTCACGCAGACCGACGCCAACGGCGAGTACACCTTCCCGTCGCTCGATGCCCCCACCACGTACGTCGTCGCCGTGTACGTCAACGAGAACGCGGCCGATCCGCTCGACTCCGTGGCGATCGAGACGCAGCCCAGCGACCCCAAAGAGGTCCCCGACTTCACCGTGAGCCTGCCATCATGA